The DNA segment CAACTCACATTTTGTTGGTTTCCTTTGGTGCATCCTCACGTTTTTCTGTTGGGGATCGGTTCTGGCTGCTGGGTCACGGGTAAGAGGGTGCCTTAGGGTCCTTAGGTTAGGTTTGGCTTGGTGGTTAAGGTTGGAATGAGGCTAGGACCGAGCTACATCAGTTGGGGTCCAAGGgtgcgcaggtttagggttccGGGGAAGAAGGGATCGCCCGGCCATGCAAGGCCAGGCTAGGGGCAGGCAGGGGTCAGGTTAGGACAACCCAgatgtgggctacgtctgggcggtggtgctccggccaggggcggccggagccaagcggcagcaggccatgaaggcctgctgctcgcgcagccgagaggagaggggaggggggatcgggtttgggGTTCTGGGTGGTTTCGGGTTGGGTcagggtctagggtcgggtcagtagggtctagggtcgggtcaggtgcgTTCGGGTccaggttaggtgggccgggcttgagtattttaatttttaagtgtttaatgttttaattggtttttgggccaattaattagaaataaaattatttgggcctccaaataattttatttgggctttcaaaattatttttaagttagcccgatgatttttatgggcttgtggGCCCAtagaaatttttgggccagtccaggaatttttatgaattaattagttattgggcctaaatatttttatttaagcccaataacatttaagtattttatttaagtaaaaattataatttttaaaattatttattaattatggggTAAGTTAGATAATgagctttaagtcagttaaggggccTATTAGAGAGACCAGCAGACTGGAccacccatgaaaaataactaagttcggaatatatatttaattattttatgcatgaattttatattttaagtataagtatatttattatgaaaatcaattaaatatatattacggacatattttcaatgcatgcattcatgaaaaatTTACATGTTATGTTTATGATCAAGTGTTgagcaaaatatttttatgataggAATTGAATTagtgtgacagcacagaggtggttatcCACTATTTATGTTAAGAGGTAACTACTACCAGCacagaggtgatttatcaccgccacgtacgttggttcaggagactgatcagtcggcacagatttagtcacacttacggatTAGGACcatattatgtttcaaaatgtcgTGTTCAACTATATTATGTATGCTTATGTTCAAGAATAAGATCAATGATGTTTATGGCAAgatgatgaaatattttattcatgcatgcatgtacacatatatgtattagtatgattatgtgttgcattatttttaaccttgctaTAAAgggttagacatgttgagcccctaggatcactacgcttatatggtgcaggtgagtcagaTGACTATTATGTTGCTCCTACCgttggcgaggacgtatgagcgagctggcagtggaccccgtgaccgttgcctTAGAGCTTTATtatgtttgaaatattttatcaagGATTTTAAGCATGTTTcactttatttatgtttattttcgcATGCATGGGTTTGAATTTTGAGTTacagatttttattaatattgcatgtttcaagatttttatttatttaagttattattaaaagaatttatttgttattattatttctaaattttatacatatatgtatgagcatatatgtatagtattatttttagtataaaaaaaaattttcgcatttattagtagtagacgtttcaaaaatagttttagaataaacatatattaaaaaataaaattgttataatattttattttagaaaattttatgtgatttggaatttttttaaaaaataatatttaatatttaatgggtggaggatatgataaagatttattaaaatatttaaggatattttagagagatagaatgttaaaataagatctttttgaaaaaagtacatccccttacttttttaaaaacagcttataatgtgtcaaacaacttattttgacagtttataagctgtttctaaaaaaatttaccaaacagatccggagagcttaaaagctctcccaaacaccctctaagAGATTCTATagtaataaacacaataatcctacaaaataaaaaatatacaaaacAATTGTTCATATCTATGTATTGCTTATTCATATTgcatcatgttttattacactTTTATTCATCTCTCATACATCTCATCCATGAAACCAAACGGTATTTTATagtatgtatttattttattgtctaGAATCTCTAGataatgatgatgattattattattaataatattatcaaTCAGATAAAATtgaatcttttttttaaaaaaaaagattatgTGATATGTATAATGTATAACGtcccttgattttttttttttaaaaaaaagaattctagttattatagattttttttatcaaataaataaaattatatgtaattttttatcttaatttttattttattaaaatcgaTACATTCATATTCACATAAAAAATTGCACCAATCTGCTTACAATCTGTATTATTGTTTTGCTTCAATCAATATAAAATTGCATATATAACCTCAATAGTAGCCTTGCTTCCTATGATAAGTGGACAAAAAGGttaaaagtaattttttaaaaaaaaacaaaaacaaaaacaaaaacaaaaataaaacaaaacaaaatcggCATCTTCGTTCATGTTTATTTTCAAAACAGCTCCAGCCTCAAATCACCATCTTAATTTGTTTTCTTATTGCTTATCCTATGATTTTCTGAAAACCAAAAAATTCCTTCCTCATGAAACACGTATTGTGCATTGGCTTACTCGTGTCAGTCTAATATTATTCAGTTTCATCACGATATAAAGATACTTTTCGTTTTGGAACGATCGCAAACACAGATAAATTAAAATCGAAGGAGATGAAATCACATTGATAATTAACCAATTCACATTTAGAAAATCTATAAATAACTTTATAAGTAGTAGTAATTACATATGGCATAGAGTGCCACAATATCGTGTTCAAATAAAATCAGTTACGTTACTACAAATTTCGAATTCGAATGACCCCAATTTTCAAAACCAACAATATTTCTTGAATAAGatcaagagttttttttttctttttttttgggttCATATTCCCCATGACACAATAAATGATCTCAATTCAAGAAACCATTTATTTTCCACCTGAAAAACTGTATCGAATTGGAACTCTAAAACtgattaattaaagcatttaaGCCTCTGCATGCTCGTTAAGAAACCAACCCAATTACTAGCTAATAAACAGCTACATGTACACACATGATATACATAATGTATCTGTGTGTTTGTGTTTGCGTTTGTGTGTAATTTGCATGTCTCTGTCTCTGGCGGTCAATGCTGCTGCCCGAAACTGTGAAAGCTAAAGCAATTTCCCGCCGGCGAATGTCGTTCTCTCGTTCACAACGCCTGCTGCCACGTGCTGTctgctttttttatttttattatttttccttttttgcATTTTCTTGTTTGGTCCTATATAATTTAATGCGGCCTCTGCCCATTTATTCCTCTCCATCTTTCACTTTCACtataaaaaaaaaggaaaaaaaaggaaaacaaaatCTCAGTGCGTGGGAGAGTGAAAGAAAGATTGATAGATTGAATACGGTAttcagagagagagagagatggaACTCGGAGGAAATGGAGGTTTCCATGGCTACCAGAAGCTACCAAGAACAAGCTCTGGTAATTAAATCTTGATTTGGCATGGGGGGTGGTTCGCTTTTTCCTTCttctttttgttttcttttaaaaaaaataattttctgtGTTTGCTTATTGTTGaaatgtttttttcttttcaatttaaTTACATATTGCTTCCAGCAAAAACTTTGTAAAATTAATTTCCTTGGATATTGTTTTCTTATAATTCCAAGGAAAAATAAGCCAAGGGTATATATCGATCTCATTTTCTGTCAACATAAAGCTAAACCAACTTAAGAAACACGATtctagattttttttataaaaaatctcaaattctattttttatttgcatGCAAATGTGTGGAATGTTTTCCATTTATCGTCTGTCAAAGTTTCTGTACCAAGAATGTCCCAAACCGCAGTAGTACTCTTAATTATTCTgagaattaaattaaatatatatataagggcACGCATGCATGAAATGTTTTCTCCTCCATTTTTCCGTCGAAGCTTTTGAATCCTCGGAATCAGCGCAAGAATTCGAATATCACTAATGGAGGAAGAGTAACATGTGAGGGATTATGCTAATGGTCGACGAATAGCTAGCactatgttaaaaaaaaaaaaagagacaaATAAGTAACAAGTGGCTTACATGCATGCAACATTCGGCCCACTGGATTCTTTGAAATCACACGTTATACTCATATGCATTTTAAGATACAGCCAAAATCTACTTGTCATTTCCCCACTCTAATCTTACGTTATAACAGAGCCATGAAATTTAGTGGAAAATAAAGAAgggattaattaaattttaatcatcCAAGCGgtgtaaaattatatatattttttttaaaaaaaaataaagcttTCCCTGAATCTTAATGGTTTGCTTAGTTTTCTTTCATGTGTCGATTACATGACACTTTCTTTTCTGCCACCCCTTTGTATATATGAAATCTCCAGAAATCAGCATGGGGCCGCCGCCGCCGCTTCAAACGAATGCGGAGGAGACCGAATGCACAGTGCGCGAGCAAGACCGGTTCATGCCGATCGCGAATGTAATCCGTATCATGCGGAAGATCCTCCCCCCGCACGCCAAAATTTCGGACGATGCAAAGGAAACGATCCAAGAATGTGTGTCCGAGTACATCAGCTTCATCACCAGCGAAGCCAACGACAGGTGCCAGCGCGAGCAGAGGAAGACCATCACGGCGGAGGACGTGCTGTGGGCCATGAGCAAGCTCGGCTTCGACGACTATATCGAGCCGCTGACCCTCTACCTGCACCGCTACCGCGAGTTCGACGGAGGGGAACGCGGCTCGTTGAGAGGGGAGCCGCCGATGGTCAAGATCAGGGCCGCAGACCATGCTTCTAATTACGGGTTTCCGGGATATCCTCCGCCGGGTTTCCACGTGGCGCATCACCATGGATTCTTCGGAGCTCCGATGATGAGTAGTGGGTTCTTGAAAGATCCGGCCAATGTGGGTCCATCGCAGGGTGCTGCGATGCCATTTACTCAGTGCAAGGAGCAGTTGTAGAAGCTGgagaaataatttattttaaggcTGTTTTAATATGcttaatttgttttttattttagttcagAGTAAACAGACAAGATCGACTTTGCTTTATGCATGCTCCTATTCTATATGACAATGGTCTTGgtatgaaattttaatttactcactatttttttatacaaatttttctttagattttttttttaaaaaaaattatgaagcaTGCAAATTAACATATCCATTCATTATTTAACAAACATAATCAATATTAGTAGATGACATACAGGTGAGGTGCGTGTCACATCACAAATAACTTAAAAATTGAACGCCAGGTGCGTGTCACTtaataaataagttaaaaaCTTTCAAGTTTTTGGATTGTCTAAAtttctttatcttttttttttttccaagaaGAAATTTGTTGTTGTGAATGCGAGAACTTGAGACAAAAAAATTGGAAGAAGTGAGTTACCGTAGGAGTTTGTGGAATGACACTAAAAATGGTTAATATATGTTCCTAACACtttataaaatgaaaatatatagTACACGGTTAATATATATTACTAACATTTAATATAATAGTAAAGGGAAAAGAATCAATATTCAatcaatgtaataaaaaaaaacatcaaatgtGAGGAAAATATACATGAATATAAATATTGGTTGTTGCAAATTGCAATCCCATGgcctacatttttttttttttgaaggtcCATGGCCTACACT comes from the Henckelia pumila isolate YLH828 chromosome 1, ASM3356847v2, whole genome shotgun sequence genome and includes:
- the LOC140876448 gene encoding nuclear transcription factor Y subunit B-6-like is translated as MELGGNGGFHGYQKLPRTSSEISMGPPPPLQTNAEETECTVREQDRFMPIANVIRIMRKILPPHAKISDDAKETIQECVSEYISFITSEANDRCQREQRKTITAEDVLWAMSKLGFDDYIEPLTLYLHRYREFDGGERGSLRGEPPMVKIRAADHASNYGFPGYPPPGFHVAHHHGFFGAPMMSSGFLKDPANVGPSQGAAMPFTQCKEQL